A stretch of the Myripristis murdjan chromosome 24, fMyrMur1.1, whole genome shotgun sequence genome encodes the following:
- the tcf21 gene encoding transcription factor 21 translates to MSTGSLSDVDDELLDGILKFGSAEKDSNESTEESSNCEGASASDERREAPGKKRKTASRKTAPKGVAQPEGKQVQRNAANARERARMRVLSKAFSRLKTTLPWVPPDTKLSKLDTLRLASSYIAHLRQILANDKYENGYIHPVNLTWPFMVAGKPENDLKEMLNTTRLCGTTAS, encoded by the exons ATGTCCACCGGGTCTCTCAGCGATGTCGACGACGAGCTACTGGACGGCATCCTGAAGTTTGGCTCCGCCGAGAAAGACTCAAATGAGAGCACAGAGGAGAGCTCCAACTGCGAGGGCGCGTCTGCAAGCGACGAGCGGAGAGAGGCACCGGGCAAGAAAAGGAAGACCGCGTCCCGGAAAACGGCACCCAAGGGTGTGGCACAGCCGGAGGGCAAGCAGGTGCAGAGGAACGCGGCCAACGCCCGAGAGAGAGCCAGGATGCGCGTCCTGTCCAAAGCGTTCTCCCGGCTGAAGACCACCCTGCCCTGGGTCCCACCGGACACCAAACTCTCCAAACTGGACACGCTGCGCCTGGCGTCCAGTTATATAGCGCATCTCCGGCAGATTCTGGCCAACGACAAGTACGAAAATGGATATATCCACCCCGTTAACCTG ACGTGGCCTTTCATGGTTGCAGGTAAGCCTGAGAACGATTTGAAGGAGATGCTGAACACAACCAGATTATGTGGAACGACGGCCTCTTGA